Part of the Tenacibaculum sp. SZ-18 genome, CCTACTCCTTTGCTTCTAACATCAGCATCTCTTAAAAAACCAATCACCTGAGAAACTTTTCTCATAGGATAATTACGAGCTGCACTCACGTAATCATCAACAAAATATGGATTTATACCTAACGTACGAGCTACAGAAGCCTTCGATTTATCTTTCAAACCATGATACATTAATAATTGTGTAAAGAAACTATTCAACAAAGAAATTGTCATTACTAAAGGATTATTTTTAGGATTTTGACTGAAGTAATTAATAATTCTATTTGCCTTTACCACATCTTTATTTCCAACAGCTTTTCTTAACTCAAAGTTGTTGAAGTCTTTTGAAATTCCAATATTCTCTTCAATATGATTTGGTGAAATGATCGTTCCTTCTTTCAAAACAGAAGTTAACTTATCCAGTTCATTACTGATTTTACTTAAATCAGTACCTAAAAACTCAACTAGCATTTGACTTGCCTTCGGTTCTATGGAATATTTTTTTCCTCTTAAAACTTTGGTAATCCAATCACCAACTTGATTTTCGTATAGCTTTTTACTCTCGAAAATCAATCCGTTCTTCGCTATTGCTTTATATACCTTTTTACGTTTATCTAGCTTTTTATACTTATAATTAAAAACTAAAATCGTTGAAGGTTGAGGGTTTGTTGCATATACTTCTAATTTATCAATAGTACGAGTTAAATCCTGTGCTTCTTTTACAATTATAACTTGATGTTCAGCCATCATTGGAAATCGTTTTGCTGAAGAAACAATCTCATCAACAGAAACATCTCTACTATACATGACAATTTGATTAAATCCTTTTTCAGATTCATCTAGTACGGTTTCTTGAATAAAATCTGAGATCTTATCTATATAATAAGGCTCTTCGCCCATTAAGAAATAAATTGGTTTTAATTTACCTTGTTTTATATCGTCAACAATTAGCTTAACGTCGTTCATTAATTTTTAAGAAGCGTATTTAAAAGATTGTTACTTTTGACTGATGGAAAAACTGAATTTACCCTCATATCCTTTAAAAATCAAAAATAGCGAAAAACACTATCTAATTTTTGATGAAATTCGAAAAAAGTATATTGTTTTAACTCCAGAAGAATGGGTACGTCAACATTACATTCATTTTTTACTGAAAGAAAAAAAATATCCGATATCGTTAATTGCAGTCGAAAAACAATTTAC contains:
- the holA gene encoding DNA polymerase III subunit delta, giving the protein MNDVKLIVDDIKQGKLKPIYFLMGEEPYYIDKISDFIQETVLDESEKGFNQIVMYSRDVSVDEIVSSAKRFPMMAEHQVIIVKEAQDLTRTIDKLEVYATNPQPSTILVFNYKYKKLDKRKKVYKAIAKNGLIFESKKLYENQVGDWITKVLRGKKYSIEPKASQMLVEFLGTDLSKISNELDKLTSVLKEGTIISPNHIEENIGISKDFNNFELRKAVGNKDVVKANRIINYFSQNPKNNPLVMTISLLNSFFTQLLMYHGLKDKSKASVARTLGINPYFVDDYVSAARNYPMRKVSQVIGFLRDADVRSKGVGANQSQADILKELIFKILH